In the genome of Bacteroidota bacterium, the window GCAACGCCAAGTTCGCGTGCACGAGGATCGCCCAGTGTGAGCGGATAGTAGAATCCACTTTGAAACATCCCGACACCGGACAATGAGATGCCGAGCGGAAATCGAAAGAGTAGATTGAAGGCAATTCTGTGTGTCCGATCGTAGCCACCCGTTAGCGTGCTACTTCCCCCCAACACATTGCGTTCGATAGTATTGAATGAACGAATGTCATCAAAAGGCAGTTGGCCGTTGTAGCGGGCACTATCGCTCGCCGAGGAGAATGTCGTGACATTGCCTCCGGCGTACACGGCCTGTTTGATATAGCTGTATGAATAGGATACTCTTCCTCCCAATGTGAGCCAATCAAGAACCGCCGTCGGATGTGAACGAACAGTAAACTCTACGCCACGGGAGTCAGCATAGCCGAAATTCGTGCTTATGTTGTACCCGCGCCACGGAGAGCGAGGTGTTACGGAGAACATGATCGTCCCGTAGTTCTCTATGTCTTTGTAGTAGGCATTGATGTCAATGCCGTAGTTGTCCGCAAACATCCATTGAATTCCCAAATCATAGTTGGTGGAACGGATCGGGTCCTGATTCGTCCGGGTTGTGACTTGGGGAGAGACGGGTTGCCGAAGTCGTTATAGTTGCTGTACAGCCTCAACAGTTGCGACTGTTGCTGGCTTTCAAAGACGAGAAGTACAGTGCCGCTCTATCACTTATCGGATGTGAAACACCAAGCCGCGGAGAAAACAAGATTTTCGATGAGGCATTGTCGGTTCGAACGGGAAGGCGCCGGAGATCCGTGACACTGCCGTTCACCAACGTCGTGTCATCACGAAACGGCGCGAAATAGTCTGCGTAGTCGCCGGCAGAGAGATCCAGGACATCAAGACGAAATCCGAGATTCAGTATCAACCCTTCCAGCTCTATTCTGTCTTCAGCATACAAGCCGTACTCCTTCGGTTTGATGTTCCAGATCTCTTCCACATAATTCTTGTACTGCGGAAACACACCGCCGATATATGCAGCGCGGAGTGTCCGGGCAAGGTTGTGAAATCGAAACTGGGCTCCCGCTTTGAGTTGATGATGTGTGGAAAGCCTGCTCGACACATCTCCTTTCAGAGTGAAGACAGAATTCACGAATCGCTCATAAAAAATACCCGGACGGGCGAGTTTCCAGGGTATGTTGCCGCCCAGCGTTGTCTCGCTTCCGATTTCGTTGCGCGGTTTTGGGGTGAAGAATTTTTCGAACTGGGTTCCGTCATTGGCGGCCATGTATCTGTTTACCTGCGCGGTATCTCCGAAGGTAAGAAAGTCGCCATCTTCATCCAGTGCAATAATACCGTCATTATTGTCGTCGGAGAATCCCCGACGCATCAGATCACGCACGAAACTCGCTTGAACTTCATAGAGCAGATTTGATGTGAGAACTTGCGAGAACTTCACGCTGCCGACAACATTCACTCCATCCCACTTCGGCACCCCTTCAAGAAAATAACGGAAATCGTCGGCATAGTCCCGGTTCTTCCATCCCAACATGCGGCCCCTGTCCTCCACAATCAGCAAACCTGTGAGATTCATCTCATCAGCAGGTCGAACGTTCATCCGTACGGTGGAATTGATTCGCCTCGTAAATTCATTCGGCAATCTGCCATACGAATTGAAGAAGCGTGTTGTAAGGAAGATTCCTCCCTCGTCAAACTCTCTTCCGAACGAGAATTCGGCATCGAAAGTGGGCCGTTCTCCGTATGAGTATTTTCCCGGCGTGTAGGTGTATAGTTTTGCTTTCGTAGAGTCGGCGGCGGTATTTTTGTTTAACAACCCGGCACGTTCACGAGTATAGATTGAATCATCATTGTAGATTCGTGGACCGGCATGAGCAAGGCCAAACTGACTTAAGCTCACATTCACTTTCGCTGTCCATTCCGGCGCAGGAGCCTGAAGATTGTACTCGATTACCCCGCCTGTCGCGCTTGCGTACTCGGAGCTTGTCGTTCCTGCCAACACATTCGTCTCGTCAACCGATAGTGCATTCAGGCTGACAAGCGACGAGCGGTTCGCCTGTGATTGTCGCATAATTGCGTTATACACCATGTAAGGGGTAACGGAAACTTGATCGCTTGCGGCCGCGTGAAATTGATCCGTCACATCCACGCCATCTATCAATGTCTTCGTCTCATATTGCCGTCCGCCGCGGACGAACCCCTTGTAGAGGGAGGGACTTACCGTTAGAGCGGATTCTTGAGATCGGAGCGGAAGACTGCTGATAT includes:
- a CDS encoding TonB-dependent receptor, whose translation is MFADNYGIDINAYYKDIENYGTIMFSVTPRSPWRGYNISTNFGYADSRGVEFTVRSHPTAVLDWLTLGGRVSYSYSYIKQAVYAGGNVTTFSSASDSARYNGQLPFDDIRSFNTIERNVLGGSSTLTGGYDRTHRIAFNLLFRFPLGISLSGVGMFQSGFYYPLTLGDPRARELGVAPWNRRIDLRVEKVFTVERIARIALYVDIMNAFNWTNIAAYNSSTLGQEAWEKYGDPTGGSKINRAVTQDGSMVYDNPREFYFGMNITF
- a CDS encoding carboxypeptidase-like regulatory domain-containing protein; protein product: MSVSLLTRRLVGRLFVCLCISGAAGHIAIAANGNISGRITDAGSQGPLVGATVLLKNTLRGTITDSQGFYSLDEIQPGSYTIQVTHVGYGTVLRLIRVGVSETVTVDFALIEKEVEFPDEVIAYSPVVDPGRTTPKTTLTKGDISSLPLRSQESALTVSPSLYKGFVRGGRQYETKTLIDGVDVTDQFHAAASDQVSVTPYMVYNAIMRQSQANRSSLVSLNALSVDETNVLAGTTSSEYASATGGVIEYNLQAPAPEWTAKVNVSLSQFGLAHAGPRIYNDDSIYTRERAGLLNKNTAADSTKAKLYTYTPGKYSYGERPTFDAEFSFGREFDEGGIFLTTRFFNSYGRLPNEFTRRINSTVRMNVRPADEMNLTGLLIVEDRGRMLGWKNRDYADDFRYFLEGVPKWDGVNVVGSVKFSQVLTSNLLYEVQASFVRDLMRRGFSDDNNDGIIALDEDGDFLTFGDTAQVNRYMAANDGTQFEKFFTPKPRNEIGSETTLGGNIPWKLARPGIFYERFVNSVFTLKGDVSSRLSTHHQLKAGAQFRFHNLARTLRAAYIGGVFPQYKNYVEEIWNIKPKEYGLYAEDRIELEGLILNLGFRLDVLDLSAGDYADYFAPFRDDTTLVNGSVTDLRRLPVRTDNASSKILFSPRLGVSHPISDRAALYFSSLKASNSRNC